The following coding sequences are from one Phoenix dactylifera cultivar Barhee BC4 unplaced genomic scaffold, palm_55x_up_171113_PBpolish2nd_filt_p 001237F, whole genome shotgun sequence window:
- the LOC103719089 gene encoding uncharacterized protein LOC103719089 isoform X2 — protein sequence MEKYLEEECLCCCVLKLHIFTMARRVRTRLPARHIPRSFSQQHIILRALHRGHINQAITSHRSHLQFPPIRRSRWSRSLHGAPPVRSLHGAPRVRSLHRAPRARSLHRAPPVHSLRSHLQLPSLQARSRPLSASRAAPIRSPHHHLQVMELERHGYSNMLELGPSANYLWSQETSLLETKAMEVDEEVRTLKEELEAIQQEHAELRQKQRELVAQLSVLLETIRAIKSQASEATKCDDICFQPNPSLRSHLQVMGPERRGNVHMLELSVSPSEVLSQPTSFVEVIRKFSEQIEEVRTLKEKAQAVRLSNAKLRQKHVELESLAKAIQSQLLKEYICHDTCSPPSHTKQVLLPIKNSTDQEGLHMQQIGSSSSSQIVPQNQIADISHDAGTPAI from the exons ATGGAAAAATACCTCGAGGAGGAGTGCCTTTGTTGCTGCGTTCTGAAG CTGCACATATTTACTATGGCACGCAGAGTTCGGACTAGGTTGCCGGCACGTCACATTCCTCGTAGCTTCAGCCAGCAGCACATAATCCTTCGTGCCCTTCATCGGGGCCATATTAACCAAGCCATAACCAGCCACCGCAGCCACTTGCAG TTCCCTCCAATCCGACGTAGCCGTTGGTCTCGCAGCCTCCACGGAGCTCCACCTGTTCGCAGCCTCCACGGAGCTCCACGTGTTCGCAGCCTCCACCGAGCTCCACGTGCTCGTAGCCTCCACCGAGCTCCACCTGTTCACAGCCTCCGGAGCCACTTGCAG CTCCCTTCACTCCAAGCAAGAAGCAGGCCCCTCAGTGCCTCTCGAGCTGCACCAATCCGCAGCCCTCATCACCACCTGCAG GTTATGGAATTGGAGAGACATGGGTACAGCAACATGTTAGAGCTGGGTCCCTCTGCTAATTATCTCTGGAGCCAAGAAACTAGCCTTCTTGAGACCAAGGCCATGGAGGTTGATGAGGAGGTTCGCACCTTGAAGGAAGAACTAGAGGCCATCCAACAAGAGCACGCTGAGTTGCGACAGAAACAGAGGGAGCTAGTAGCCCAACTGTCTGTTCTTCTGGAGACTATACGAGCCATTAAGAGCCAGGCCTCTGAGGCGACCAAGTGTGATGACATATGTTTCCAGCCAAATCCAAGCCTTCGTAGCCACCTGCAG GTTATGGGACCTGAGAGGCGTGGGAATGTCCACATGCTAGAACTGAGTGTCTCACCTAGTGAAGTTTTGAGCCAACCAACTAGCTTTGTAGAGGTCATCCGGAAGTTCTCAGAGCAAATTGAGGAGGTTCGCACCTTAAAGGAAAAGGCACAGGCTGTTCGACTGTCAAATGCCAAGTTGCGACAAAAACATGTGGAACTAGAATCCCTTGCGAAAGCTATACAGAGTcagctcctaaaggagtacatATGTCATGATACATGTTCGCCACCATCTCATACAAAACAGGTGCTTTTG CCAATCAAGAACTCCACTGATCAGGAGGGTCTGCATATGCAACAAATTGGCTCGTCATCCTCAAGCCAGATTGTTCCACAAAATCAG ATTGCAGACATTTCACATGATGCTGGGACTCCTGCTATATGA
- the LOC103719089 gene encoding uncharacterized protein LOC103719089 isoform X3, translating into MARRVRTRLPARHIPRSFSQQHIILRALHRGHINQAITSHRSHLQFPPIRRSRWSRSLHGAPPVRSLHGAPRVRSLHRAPRARSLHRAPPVHSLRSHLQLPSLQARSRPLSASRAAPIRSPHHHLQVMELERHGYSNMLELGPSANYLWSQETSLLETKAMEVDEEVRTLKEELEAIQQEHAELRQKQRELVAQLSVLLETIRAIKSQASEATKCDDICFQPNPSLRSHLQVMGPERRGNVHMLELSVSPSEVLSQPTSFVEVIRKFSEQIEEVRTLKEKAQAVRLSNAKLRQKHVELESLAKAIQSQLLKEYICHDTCSPPSHTKQVLLPIKNSTDQEGLHMQQIGSSSSSQIVPQNQIADISHDAGTPAI; encoded by the exons ATGGCACGCAGAGTTCGGACTAGGTTGCCGGCACGTCACATTCCTCGTAGCTTCAGCCAGCAGCACATAATCCTTCGTGCCCTTCATCGGGGCCATATTAACCAAGCCATAACCAGCCACCGCAGCCACTTGCAG TTCCCTCCAATCCGACGTAGCCGTTGGTCTCGCAGCCTCCACGGAGCTCCACCTGTTCGCAGCCTCCACGGAGCTCCACGTGTTCGCAGCCTCCACCGAGCTCCACGTGCTCGTAGCCTCCACCGAGCTCCACCTGTTCACAGCCTCCGGAGCCACTTGCAG CTCCCTTCACTCCAAGCAAGAAGCAGGCCCCTCAGTGCCTCTCGAGCTGCACCAATCCGCAGCCCTCATCACCACCTGCAG GTTATGGAATTGGAGAGACATGGGTACAGCAACATGTTAGAGCTGGGTCCCTCTGCTAATTATCTCTGGAGCCAAGAAACTAGCCTTCTTGAGACCAAGGCCATGGAGGTTGATGAGGAGGTTCGCACCTTGAAGGAAGAACTAGAGGCCATCCAACAAGAGCACGCTGAGTTGCGACAGAAACAGAGGGAGCTAGTAGCCCAACTGTCTGTTCTTCTGGAGACTATACGAGCCATTAAGAGCCAGGCCTCTGAGGCGACCAAGTGTGATGACATATGTTTCCAGCCAAATCCAAGCCTTCGTAGCCACCTGCAG GTTATGGGACCTGAGAGGCGTGGGAATGTCCACATGCTAGAACTGAGTGTCTCACCTAGTGAAGTTTTGAGCCAACCAACTAGCTTTGTAGAGGTCATCCGGAAGTTCTCAGAGCAAATTGAGGAGGTTCGCACCTTAAAGGAAAAGGCACAGGCTGTTCGACTGTCAAATGCCAAGTTGCGACAAAAACATGTGGAACTAGAATCCCTTGCGAAAGCTATACAGAGTcagctcctaaaggagtacatATGTCATGATACATGTTCGCCACCATCTCATACAAAACAGGTGCTTTTG CCAATCAAGAACTCCACTGATCAGGAGGGTCTGCATATGCAACAAATTGGCTCGTCATCCTCAAGCCAGATTGTTCCACAAAATCAG ATTGCAGACATTTCACATGATGCTGGGACTCCTGCTATATGA